From Toxorhynchites rutilus septentrionalis strain SRP chromosome 2, ASM2978413v1, whole genome shotgun sequence, a single genomic window includes:
- the LOC129769612 gene encoding zinc finger protein 771-like isoform X2 produces MAIISNNVDQCSFCPNMCNEEFHHVLVPSLNQEQKLKAILQKISNFSSQLSSYPTCDKCRQEFINNHNIPESCFQILSSAEPNDIKMEPELMINDHELSNSDNIFDTDPMEQEVEMPIIGKNGEVFFISEMDGEGDNISPIPVARTDTQGKKTIECEKCERTFRSQHGLTLHLRTHTDQPRYACPHCLKAFKNTHSLQSHIRVHTGERPFSCPRCPKTFTTRTAVQQHIRVHTGDRPFSCSHCPKAFKSFGGHRNHTRTHTDERPYSCPHCPKTFTQRSAHKQHIRIHTGERPYSCPRCSKTFVHSASLRHHLRVHTDERPHSCPHCPKAFKDGTTLKWHIRTHTGERPFPCPHCHKAFTISTVLTKHLKAHCSGRGDSRPKSLVTVKEEMLDADESLFR; encoded by the exons ATGGCGATTATTAGCAACAATGT TGACCAATGCAGCTTTTGCCCAAATATGTGCAATGAGGAATTTCATCACGTGCTAGTCCCTTCTCTCAATCAAGAGCAGAAATTGAAAGCTATCCTCCAAAAAATAAGCAATTTCAGTTCTCAGTTAAGCTCTTATCCTACGTGTGACAAATGTCGACAAGAATTCATAAACAACCACAATATTCCCGAGAGTTGCTTCCAAATTTTGTCCAGTGCCGAACCAAATGACATCAAGATGGAACCAGAGTTAATGATTAATGATCACGAACTGTCGAATAGCGATAACATTTTTGATACAGACCCAATGGAACAGGAAGTCGAAATGCCAATCATCGGAAAAAACGGAGAGGTATTCTTCATAAGCGAAATGGATGGAGAAGGCGACAATATATCACCGATTCCAGTTGCTAGAACGGATACACAAGGAAAAA AAACGATAGAATGTGAAAAATGTGAAAGAACATTTCGATCACAACACGGCCTCACATTGCATcttcgaactcatacgg ATCAACCTCGTTATGCTTGTCCACATTGTCTAAAAGCGTTCAAGAATACTCATTCTCTTCAAAGTCACATTCGAGTTCATACAG GTGAACGTCCTTTTTCTTGTCCACGTTGTCCGAAAACATTTACGACTCGTACGGCGGTCCAACAACACATTCGAGTTCATACAG GTGATCGTCCCTTTTCTTGTTCACATTGTCCGAAAGCGTTTAAAAGTTTTGGAGGACACCGAAACCACACTCGAACTCATACAG ACgaacgtccctattcttgtccacattgtccgaagACGTTTACTCAACGTTCAGCGCACAAACAACACATTCGAATTCATACGG gtgaacgtccctattcttgtCCACGTTGTTCGAAGACGTTTGTGCATTCTGCATCACTCAGACACCACCTTCGAGTTCATACGG ATGAACGCCCCCATTCTTGCCCACATTGTCCGAAAGCTTTTAAGGACGGTACAACTCTCAAATGgcacattcgaactcatacgg GTGAACGTCCCTTTCCATGTCCGCATTGCCACAAAGCATTCACGATATCTACAGTCCTTACAAAACACCTGAAAGCACATTGTAGTGGTAGAGGCGACTCGAGGCCGAAATCACTGGTGACCGTAAAGGAGGAGATGTTGGATGCTGATGAATCCCTTTTTCGTTGA
- the LOC129769612 gene encoding gastrula zinc finger protein XlCGF52.1-like isoform X1, translated as MAIISNNVDQCSFCPNMCNEEFHHVLVPSLNQEQKLKAILQKISNFSSQLSSYPTCDKCRQEFINNHNIPESCFQILSSAEPNDIKMEPELMINDHELSNSDNIFDTDPMEQEVEMPIIGKNGEVFFISEMDGEGDNISPIPVARTDTQGKKTIECEKCERTFRSQHGLTLHLRTHTDQPRYACPHCLKAFKNTHSLQSHIRVHTGERPYSCLQCPKAFKNSWALKNHIRVHTGERPFSCPRCPKTFTTRTAVQQHIRVHTGDRPFSCSHCPKAFKSFGGHRNHTRTHTDERPYSCPHCPKTFTQRSAHKQHIRIHTGERPYSCPRCSKTFVHSASLRHHLRVHTDERPHSCPHCPKAFKDGTTLKWHIRTHTGERPFPCPHCHKAFTISTVLTKHLKAHCSGRGDSRPKSLVTVKEEMLDADESLFR; from the exons ATGGCGATTATTAGCAACAATGT TGACCAATGCAGCTTTTGCCCAAATATGTGCAATGAGGAATTTCATCACGTGCTAGTCCCTTCTCTCAATCAAGAGCAGAAATTGAAAGCTATCCTCCAAAAAATAAGCAATTTCAGTTCTCAGTTAAGCTCTTATCCTACGTGTGACAAATGTCGACAAGAATTCATAAACAACCACAATATTCCCGAGAGTTGCTTCCAAATTTTGTCCAGTGCCGAACCAAATGACATCAAGATGGAACCAGAGTTAATGATTAATGATCACGAACTGTCGAATAGCGATAACATTTTTGATACAGACCCAATGGAACAGGAAGTCGAAATGCCAATCATCGGAAAAAACGGAGAGGTATTCTTCATAAGCGAAATGGATGGAGAAGGCGACAATATATCACCGATTCCAGTTGCTAGAACGGATACACAAGGAAAAA AAACGATAGAATGTGAAAAATGTGAAAGAACATTTCGATCACAACACGGCCTCACATTGCATcttcgaactcatacgg ATCAACCTCGTTATGCTTGTCCACATTGTCTAAAAGCGTTCAAGAATACTCATTCTCTTCAAAGTCACATTCGAGTTCATACAG GTGAACGTCCTTATTCTTGTCTGCAGTGTCCGAAAGCGTTCAAGAATTCTTGGGCGCTTAAAAATCACATTCGTGTTCATACAG GTGAACGTCCTTTTTCTTGTCCACGTTGTCCGAAAACATTTACGACTCGTACGGCGGTCCAACAACACATTCGAGTTCATACAG GTGATCGTCCCTTTTCTTGTTCACATTGTCCGAAAGCGTTTAAAAGTTTTGGAGGACACCGAAACCACACTCGAACTCATACAG ACgaacgtccctattcttgtccacattgtccgaagACGTTTACTCAACGTTCAGCGCACAAACAACACATTCGAATTCATACGG gtgaacgtccctattcttgtCCACGTTGTTCGAAGACGTTTGTGCATTCTGCATCACTCAGACACCACCTTCGAGTTCATACGG ATGAACGCCCCCATTCTTGCCCACATTGTCCGAAAGCTTTTAAGGACGGTACAACTCTCAAATGgcacattcgaactcatacgg GTGAACGTCCCTTTCCATGTCCGCATTGCCACAAAGCATTCACGATATCTACAGTCCTTACAAAACACCTGAAAGCACATTGTAGTGGTAGAGGCGACTCGAGGCCGAAATCACTGGTGACCGTAAAGGAGGAGATGTTGGATGCTGATGAATCCCTTTTTCGTTGA
- the LOC129766822 gene encoding histone-lysine N-methyltransferase SETMAR-like: MRLAQGPLMNVRHNGGSRISAAILYDNRRRLVQWLNRNQAPQQVMKVMVTVWWSVAGVIHHSFLNSGGTITADKYCQQIDEMHQKVRRMCLRLVNMQGSVLLHDNAQPHVAQPTLQKLNELGYETLPHSAYSPDLSPTDYRFFKRFDNFLREKCFKNQDNAKNPFNAFVASKVPSSTQAA; the protein is encoded by the exons ATGCGTTTGGCCCAGGGACCACTAATGAACGTACGGCACAATGGCGGTTCAAGAATTTCCGCGGCG ATCCTCTATGACAATCGACGACGTTTGGTTCAGTGGTTGAACCGCAATCAAGCTCCACAACAGGTTATGAAGGTTATGGTGACTGTTTGGTGGTCTGTAGCCGGTGTCATCCATCACAGCTTTCTGAATTCGGGCGGAACGATAACGGCGGATAAGTACTGCCAACAAATCGACGAAATGCACCAGAAGGTCCGACGTATGTGCCTGAGATTGGTCAATATGCAGGGATCAGTTCTCCTCCACGACAACGCACAGCCGCACGTTGCACAACCGACCCTGCAGAAGTTGAACGAATTGGGCTACGAGACTTTGCCTCATTCAGCATACTCACCGGACCTCTCGCCCACCGACTATCGCTTTTTCAAGCGTTTCGACAACTTCCTCCGcgagaaatgcttcaaaaaccAAGACAATGCCAAGAACCCTTTCAACGCTTTCGTGGCCTCCAAAGTGCCAAGTTCTACTCAAGCGGCATAA